One window of Neptuniibacter halophilus genomic DNA carries:
- the der gene encoding ribosome biogenesis GTPase Der, translated as MLPVIALVGRPNVGKSTLFNRLTRSRDALVADLPGLTRDRKYGEGRLANEEQDYIVVDTGGITGDEQGIDYEMARQSLQAVEEADVVLFLVDGRAGINPADEMIANYLRRSEKPYYLVVNKTDGLNPDIVVSDFYELGMGHPYAIAASHGRGVTALIEMVLEALPDLETESEETLEEVSKSIKIAVCGRPNVGKSTLVNRMLGEDRVVVFDKAGTTRDSVYIPYERDGKNYTLIDTAGIRRRKNITEAAEKFSIVKTLQAVKDAHVVVMVLDAREGVTEQDMHMLSFVIDTGRSMVIALNKWDGMNGEEKERVKEQIERKLEFADFARMHFISALHGSGVGNMYDSVDEAYGFAMAKWSTSKLTRLLEDIVADHQPPMVKGRRIKLRYAHQGGSNPPIIVVHGNQTNALPGSYKRYLENKFISVLGIMGTPIRFEFKSSENPFEGKKNPLTTRQLAKKERFRDHIRQIKKANKKKKSKK; from the coding sequence ATGCTTCCGGTAATTGCACTCGTAGGTCGGCCTAATGTCGGCAAATCAACACTCTTTAACCGTCTGACTCGCTCCAGAGATGCGCTTGTTGCTGATCTGCCGGGGCTGACCCGCGACCGTAAATACGGTGAAGGTCGTCTGGCCAATGAAGAGCAGGACTATATCGTGGTAGATACCGGTGGTATCACCGGCGATGAGCAGGGTATCGACTATGAGATGGCCCGGCAGTCATTACAGGCAGTCGAAGAAGCGGATGTTGTTCTGTTTCTGGTAGACGGTCGGGCGGGTATTAATCCTGCTGACGAGATGATTGCAAACTACCTGCGCCGGAGTGAGAAGCCCTACTATCTGGTTGTCAACAAAACCGACGGTCTGAACCCGGATATTGTAGTCAGTGATTTCTATGAATTGGGTATGGGGCACCCCTATGCCATTGCGGCTTCACACGGGCGGGGTGTAACGGCACTTATCGAAATGGTGCTGGAAGCGCTTCCGGATCTGGAAACGGAATCCGAAGAAACGCTGGAAGAGGTATCTAAGAGCATCAAGATTGCGGTCTGCGGCAGACCCAATGTAGGCAAGTCCACCCTGGTAAACCGTATGTTGGGTGAAGACCGGGTTGTGGTGTTTGATAAGGCCGGCACTACCCGTGACAGCGTATATATCCCTTATGAACGTGATGGTAAAAACTACACGCTGATTGATACCGCAGGTATTCGCCGACGCAAGAATATTACCGAAGCGGCTGAGAAGTTTTCTATCGTCAAAACCCTGCAGGCAGTAAAAGATGCCCATGTGGTTGTGATGGTGCTGGATGCCCGGGAAGGTGTAACTGAGCAGGATATGCACATGCTCAGCTTTGTTATCGACACTGGCCGTTCAATGGTTATCGCCCTGAATAAATGGGATGGTATGAACGGTGAAGAGAAAGAACGGGTTAAAGAACAGATCGAGCGTAAACTGGAGTTCGCTGATTTTGCCCGTATGCATTTTATCTCTGCGCTGCATGGCAGTGGTGTGGGTAATATGTATGATTCAGTCGATGAGGCATATGGCTTTGCCATGGCGAAATGGTCTACCAGTAAACTGACTCGCCTGCTGGAAGATATCGTAGCTGATCACCAGCCTCCTATGGTAAAGGGACGCCGAATTAAACTGCGATATGCACATCAGGGTGGATCCAACCCGCCGATTATCGTTGTTCATGGTAACCAGACCAATGCCCTACCGGGGTCATATAAACGTTACCTCGAAAACAAGTTTATCTCTGTACTGGGGATTATGGGCACGCCGATCCGGTTTGAGTTCAAATCCAGCGAAAACCCGTTCGAAGGTAAAAAGAACCCTCTGACAACACGCCAGCTCGCAAAGAAAGAGCGCTTCCGTGATCATATTCGCCAGATTAAGAAAGCGAATAAGAAAAAGAAAAGTAAAAAATAA
- the fdx gene encoding ISC system 2Fe-2S type ferredoxin → MPQIIFLPHDELCPEGKVIEAEPGVTVCDAALANGIDIEHACEKSCACTTCHVIVREGFDSLEESDELEDDMLDKAWGLEPESRLSCQAVVADDDLVVEIPRYTINQVSERH, encoded by the coding sequence ATGCCGCAGATTATTTTTCTGCCACATGATGAGTTATGTCCTGAGGGCAAGGTGATTGAAGCTGAGCCTGGTGTGACTGTCTGCGATGCGGCACTGGCCAATGGTATTGATATTGAACATGCCTGCGAGAAATCCTGTGCCTGCACAACCTGTCACGTGATTGTGCGTGAAGGCTTTGATTCCCTCGAGGAGTCGGATGAGCTGGAAGACGATATGCTGGATAAGGCCTGGGGCCTTGAGCCGGAGTCGCGCCTGAGTTGTCAGGCGGTTGTGGCTGACGACGATCTGGTTGTAGAGATTCCGCGCTACACTATCAATCAGGTATCTGAGCGACACTAA
- the hisS gene encoding histidine--tRNA ligase, translating to MAKIKAIRGMNDILPEQTPVWQYLENTVKDVLSVYGYSEIRMPVVEQTNLFKRSIGEVTDIVEKEMYTFEDRNGESLTLRPEGTASCVRAAEEHGLLFNQMQRFWYQGPMFRYERPQKGRYRQFHQIGVETFGMANADIDAEVILLSARLWKRLGLLDSVTLQLNSLGSNEARAEYKAALVEYLEQRKDQLDEDSQRRLETNPLRILDSKDEKTQSLLDGAPVLSDYLDEESREHFAELTATLDAAGLSYEINPRLVRGLDYYCKTVFEWVTDKLGAQGTVCAGGRYDGLVKQLGGRPTPAVGFAMGVERLILMLETLNLIPEAVRQPFDVYLAADQKGIQSKLVLFADQLRDRFPGLRVRIHCGGLKNISQKAQQTGAPVVLLMKEDDNQSLCGSLWYQGEPAFDLEIAQIEEKIASVWQAK from the coding sequence TTGGCCAAGATAAAAGCCATTCGCGGGATGAATGACATCCTGCCTGAACAGACGCCGGTCTGGCAGTATCTGGAAAACACCGTTAAAGATGTACTGTCGGTCTACGGTTACAGTGAAATCCGTATGCCGGTTGTAGAGCAAACCAATCTGTTTAAACGCTCTATCGGGGAAGTAACCGATATTGTTGAAAAAGAGATGTACACCTTTGAGGATCGTAATGGTGAGAGCCTCACCCTGCGACCTGAAGGGACAGCAAGCTGCGTCAGGGCGGCAGAAGAGCATGGTCTGCTGTTTAATCAGATGCAGCGGTTCTGGTATCAGGGGCCGATGTTCCGCTATGAACGCCCGCAAAAAGGCCGTTATCGTCAGTTTCACCAGATTGGTGTAGAAACCTTTGGTATGGCCAACGCGGATATTGATGCAGAGGTTATCCTGCTCAGTGCGCGCCTCTGGAAGCGTCTGGGTTTGCTCGATTCCGTTACCCTTCAGCTTAACTCTCTGGGCAGCAATGAAGCCCGCGCTGAATATAAAGCGGCTCTGGTTGAGTATCTTGAGCAGCGCAAAGATCAGTTGGATGAAGACAGTCAGCGCCGTCTGGAAACCAACCCTTTGCGTATTCTTGATAGCAAAGACGAAAAAACACAGTCTTTGTTGGATGGTGCGCCGGTTCTCAGCGACTATCTTGATGAGGAATCCCGTGAGCATTTCGCTGAACTGACCGCAACACTGGATGCAGCGGGTCTCAGCTATGAGATCAACCCTCGTCTGGTGCGTGGCCTCGATTATTACTGCAAAACCGTTTTTGAGTGGGTGACTGATAAGCTGGGTGCTCAGGGAACCGTCTGTGCCGGTGGTCGTTATGATGGCCTGGTGAAACAGTTGGGCGGACGACCAACCCCGGCTGTGGGTTTCGCTATGGGTGTAGAGCGCCTGATTCTGATGCTGGAAACCCTGAACCTGATCCCTGAAGCAGTGCGTCAGCCTTTTGATGTTTATCTGGCGGCTGATCAAAAAGGTATTCAGTCGAAACTGGTGCTGTTTGCCGATCAGCTACGTGACCGTTTTCCGGGATTGAGAGTACGTATTCACTGCGGTGGCCTGAAAAATATCAGCCAGAAAGCACAGCAAACCGGCGCCCCGGTTGTTCTGTTGATGAAAGAGGACGATAATCAGTCGCTTTGTGGCTCATTGTGGTATCAGGGTGAGCCTGCGTTTGATCTCGAAATTGCACAGATTGAGGAGAAAATCGCCTCAGTCTGGCAGGCAAAGTAA
- a CDS encoding YfgM family protein: MAELRTDEEQVQALKSWWKENGKSLLLGVAVALAAVLGWKGWQDQQAAKAQNASILYQNLLDAVVGAIGPKQDEAQFATANHLSEQLKDEYEGSSYASYAALIMARVAVDQNELAKARQELDWVLANQPNESIFILASLRKARILAAEGDVDQALTLVNQVPVGGYKSSIEELKGDLYLAQGDQERARSAYQAAVDAAQANTRPVLEMKLNDLAAEDS; encoded by the coding sequence GTGGCAGAACTACGCACCGATGAAGAACAGGTTCAGGCACTGAAGTCTTGGTGGAAAGAAAACGGCAAATCGCTGCTTCTGGGTGTTGCTGTTGCACTGGCCGCAGTACTGGGCTGGAAAGGCTGGCAGGATCAGCAGGCTGCGAAAGCACAGAATGCATCGATTCTCTATCAGAATCTGCTTGATGCTGTGGTTGGCGCTATCGGTCCTAAGCAGGATGAGGCGCAATTTGCCACCGCAAACCACCTGAGTGAACAGCTTAAAGATGAGTATGAAGGCAGCAGTTACGCGAGCTATGCGGCACTGATTATGGCCCGCGTTGCTGTTGACCAGAATGAACTCGCCAAAGCGCGACAGGAGCTGGACTGGGTGCTGGCAAATCAGCCAAATGAGTCCATCTTCATCCTGGCCTCTTTGCGTAAGGCGCGGATTCTTGCTGCCGAAGGTGATGTTGATCAGGCACTGACGCTGGTGAATCAGGTACCGGTTGGTGGCTACAAGAGCAGTATTGAAGAGTTGAAGGGAGACTTGTACCTGGCGCAGGGTGATCAGGAGCGCGCGCGCAGTGCTTATCAGGCAGCGGTCGATGCGGCTCAGGCAAACACTCGCCCGGTACTTGAAATGAAACTGAATGATCTGGCGGCAGAGGACAGCTAA
- the iscX gene encoding Fe-S cluster assembly protein IscX, translated as MSLKWVDVLDIAIELSEKFPEQDPMTISFPDLYQKVMELDEFDDDPDRCGEKILEGIQMAWIEEMD; from the coding sequence ATGAGCCTGAAATGGGTTGATGTGCTGGATATTGCGATTGAGCTTTCGGAAAAATTCCCTGAGCAGGATCCAATGACCATCAGCTTTCCTGACCTTTACCAGAAAGTGATGGAGCTGGATGAGTTCGATGACGATCCGGATCGCTGTGGTGAAAAGATCCTTGAAGGTATCCAGATGGCCTGGATCGAGGAGATGGATTAA
- the rlmN gene encoding 23S rRNA (adenine(2503)-C(2))-methyltransferase RlmN, whose amino-acid sequence MTESVKKVNLLGLSPAKMAAFFEEIGEKKFRATQVLKWIHQLGATSFDEMTNISKGLRQKLAEVAEIREPEVLLEKTSKDGTRKWVMRTESGSSVEAVLIPDGDRKTLCVSSQVGCSLDCSFCSTGKQGFNSNLTTAEIIGQLRIAIRSYGDYNTTSQRVVTNVVLMGMGEPLMNFDNVVDAITLMMEDNAYCLSKRRVTLSTAGVVPAIDKLREVTDVSLAISLHAPNDDLRDILVPINRRYPIKELVAACNRYLDNLNDKRVITVEYTLINGVNDKPEHAKELVKILRKMPSKLNLIPFNPFPNSGYERPSEERILAFKEIIVHGGIVTTVRRTRGDEIDAACGQLVGQVADRTRRSQKYIPVAQAEPQQESQTTH is encoded by the coding sequence ATGACTGAATCCGTTAAAAAAGTAAATTTGCTGGGCCTGTCGCCGGCTAAAATGGCCGCTTTCTTTGAAGAGATTGGCGAGAAGAAATTTCGCGCAACTCAGGTGCTGAAATGGATTCATCAGCTGGGTGCAACCAGCTTTGATGAGATGACAAACATCAGCAAAGGCCTGCGTCAGAAACTCGCTGAAGTGGCGGAGATTCGTGAGCCGGAAGTCCTGCTTGAAAAAACATCCAAAGATGGCACCCGTAAATGGGTGATGCGTACAGAGAGTGGATCGAGTGTTGAAGCCGTATTGATTCCCGACGGGGATCGCAAAACACTCTGTGTCTCTTCTCAGGTGGGCTGCTCGCTTGATTGCAGTTTCTGTTCAACCGGCAAGCAGGGTTTTAACAGTAACCTGACGACCGCTGAAATTATTGGTCAGTTACGGATCGCTATCCGCTCCTATGGTGATTACAACACGACTTCACAGCGTGTGGTAACCAATGTCGTGCTCATGGGTATGGGCGAGCCACTGATGAACTTCGACAATGTGGTCGACGCGATTACCCTGATGATGGAAGATAACGCTTATTGTCTTTCCAAGCGCCGTGTCACGCTGTCTACTGCAGGGGTTGTGCCTGCGATCGACAAGCTGCGTGAGGTCACTGATGTGTCTCTGGCGATCTCGCTGCATGCACCGAATGATGACCTGCGCGATATCCTGGTGCCGATTAACCGCCGTTATCCAATTAAAGAGCTGGTTGCAGCCTGTAACCGCTACCTCGATAATCTGAACGATAAGCGGGTTATCACTGTCGAGTACACCCTGATTAATGGGGTTAACGACAAGCCTGAACATGCGAAAGAGCTGGTGAAGATTCTGCGGAAGATGCCTTCCAAGCTGAACCTTATTCCGTTCAACCCGTTTCCTAATTCCGGATATGAGCGGCCGTCAGAAGAAAGAATTCTGGCGTTTAAAGAAATTATCGTTCATGGTGGCATTGTGACTACTGTCCGGCGCACCCGGGGCGATGAAATTGACGCAGCCTGTGGCCAGTTGGTCGGACAGGTGGCGGACCGGACACGACGTAGCCAAAAATATATCCCTGTTGCCCAGGCAGAGCCGCAGCAGGAGTCGCAAACAACGCATTAA
- the hscA gene encoding Fe-S protein assembly chaperone HscA: MALLQIAEPGQSQAPHQHKLAVGIDLGTTNSLVASVKSGEAVTLPDLDGEHLLPSVVRYMPCGSSQVGYEARKHAAEDPYNTIISVKRLMGRGVEDVKSLGDEAPYHFESSESGMPYIKTAAGRKSPVQVSADILESLLHRAEEALGGELVGAVITVPAYFDDAQRQATKDAAKIANIKVLRLLNEPTAAAVAYGLDQGREGVIAVYDLGGGTFDVSILRLNKGVFEVLSTGGDSALGGDDLDLALATWFAEQVGLSDITGSVSRYLTEKARATKELLSAQDQVAVVLELDSGCHELTISREQFDALVLPLVKRTIRSCRRALKDAGVEADEVLEVVMVGGSTRVPLVRNEVEAFFGRKPHIDIDPDRVVAVGAAIQADVLAGNKPDSDMLLLDVIPLSLGLETMGGLTEKIIHRNTSIPVARAQEFTTYQDGQTAMAIHVVQGERELVQDCRSLARFVLRGIPPMAAGAAKIRVTFQVDADGLLGVHAKELTSGVESSIQVKPSYGLEDSEIAEMLKSSYLNAAEDKDARLLREQQVEADRLIVSLQEALAADGELLLSDAERESLRAEIDKLVSLRQGSDAGAIEEGIKVLSKASDDYAAKRMDFNIQKALQGHSVEELGERE; encoded by the coding sequence ATGGCGCTGTTACAGATAGCTGAACCGGGGCAGAGCCAGGCTCCGCACCAACATAAACTGGCAGTAGGAATTGACCTGGGTACTACCAACTCACTGGTGGCATCGGTAAAAAGCGGTGAGGCGGTAACCTTGCCAGATCTGGACGGGGAGCATCTGTTACCTTCCGTCGTGCGCTACATGCCTTGTGGCTCCAGTCAGGTCGGTTACGAAGCCCGCAAACATGCCGCTGAAGACCCTTACAATACCATTATTTCCGTCAAGCGCCTGATGGGGCGCGGCGTTGAAGATGTTAAAAGTCTGGGCGATGAGGCGCCTTATCACTTCGAAAGCAGTGAGAGCGGCATGCCTTATATCAAAACGGCTGCGGGTCGAAAAAGCCCGGTCCAGGTGTCTGCTGATATTCTTGAATCATTGCTGCATCGGGCTGAAGAAGCGTTGGGTGGTGAACTGGTAGGGGCTGTTATTACGGTTCCGGCCTATTTCGATGATGCCCAGCGTCAGGCGACAAAGGATGCAGCCAAAATCGCCAATATTAAGGTTCTGCGCCTTTTAAATGAGCCGACGGCCGCTGCGGTCGCTTATGGTCTGGATCAGGGCAGAGAAGGTGTTATTGCTGTTTATGATCTGGGTGGTGGTACCTTCGATGTATCTATCCTGCGTCTGAATAAAGGTGTATTCGAAGTACTTTCTACTGGTGGTGACAGTGCACTGGGCGGTGATGATCTCGATCTGGCGCTGGCTACCTGGTTCGCAGAACAGGTTGGTTTGTCCGATATTACAGGATCTGTATCCCGTTATCTGACCGAAAAAGCACGTGCAACCAAAGAGCTGTTAAGTGCTCAGGATCAGGTTGCTGTTGTGCTGGAGCTTGATTCCGGTTGTCACGAGCTGACCATTTCGCGTGAGCAGTTCGATGCGCTGGTGCTGCCACTGGTCAAGCGCACTATCCGTTCCTGTCGTCGCGCCCTGAAAGATGCGGGTGTGGAGGCAGATGAGGTGCTTGAGGTTGTCATGGTAGGCGGTTCTACGCGCGTCCCGCTGGTGCGGAATGAAGTAGAAGCGTTTTTTGGCCGCAAACCACATATTGATATCGACCCTGATCGTGTTGTTGCCGTCGGTGCAGCGATACAGGCGGATGTGCTGGCGGGTAATAAGCCTGACAGCGATATGCTGCTGCTGGATGTCATTCCTCTCTCATTGGGTCTGGAAACCATGGGTGGCCTGACCGAAAAAATCATTCATCGTAACACCTCTATTCCGGTTGCCCGGGCGCAGGAGTTTACCACCTATCAGGATGGGCAGACTGCGATGGCGATCCATGTGGTTCAGGGGGAGCGTGAACTGGTTCAGGACTGTCGTTCCCTGGCGCGCTTTGTGCTCCGTGGAATTCCGCCGATGGCAGCAGGTGCTGCGAAAATCCGGGTCACCTTCCAGGTGGATGCGGATGGTCTGCTTGGGGTGCACGCAAAGGAACTGACCTCGGGAGTAGAAAGTAGTATTCAGGTTAAGCCATCGTACGGCCTTGAGGATTCCGAGATCGCAGAGATGCTGAAATCTTCTTACCTCAACGCCGCAGAAGATAAAGATGCTCGTCTGTTGCGGGAGCAGCAGGTTGAAGCGGATCGTTTGATCGTCTCACTGCAGGAGGCGTTAGCTGCAGATGGTGAATTGTTGCTCAGTGATGCGGAGCGAGAGAGCCTGCGCGCTGAGATTGATAAACTGGTTTCACTGCGACAGGGCAGTGATGCAGGCGCCATAGAAGAGGGGATTAAAGTGCTCTCTAAGGCGTCTGATGATTACGCTGCAAAGCGGATGGATTTTAATATTCAGAAAGCGTTGCAGGGGCATAGTGTTGAAGAGCTGGGGGAGCGTGAGTAA
- the ndk gene encoding nucleoside-diphosphate kinase produces MALERTFSIIKPDAVAKNVIGKIVSRFESNGLKIVEMQMKQLTQAEAEGFYAEHKERPFFGDLVKFMTSGPVVVQVLEGENAIALNRELMGATNPQEAAEGTIRRDFAESIDANAVHGSDSPASAEREIAYFFGN; encoded by the coding sequence ATGGCCCTTGAACGTACGTTCTCCATCATTAAACCCGATGCAGTTGCTAAAAACGTTATTGGTAAAATCGTTTCTCGTTTTGAATCCAACGGTCTGAAAATCGTTGAGATGCAGATGAAGCAGCTGACTCAGGCAGAAGCTGAAGGTTTCTACGCTGAGCACAAAGAGCGTCCATTCTTTGGTGATCTGGTTAAATTCATGACGTCTGGCCCTGTTGTTGTACAGGTACTGGAAGGTGAAAACGCAATCGCGCTGAACCGTGAACTGATGGGTGCGACTAACCCACAGGAAGCGGCTGAAGGCACTATCCGTCGTGATTTCGCAGAGTCTATCGATGCGAACGCTGTTCACGGTTCGGATTCCCCTGCTTCTGCTGAGCGCGAAATCGCTTACTTCTTCGGTAACTAA
- a CDS encoding RodZ domain-containing protein, translating into MSTEEQECQPELLAEEWGARLTTARESLSISIEQASADLNLPVDYLRKLERGELKGLPSMVFARGYIRSYAKLLHLNDSELVCEYERIHGETGKGQIRPVSRVRQQVRMGDPVMKLFSWIFFLAIIGVSVWWWQTQYGGDLSLGDAEQSAPEGADQPSQTTAPGVVEMEDGSAQLVLPKLDDTPADSAPAEAGAEKPESAEEPEYLSDDEIQKLQQAIDSNAGSDSAAAVEETAAAQDIAPAATEQAASPSVADGEVSVTADFIAECWVSIKDANGKTLFNNLRGKGQSLSVTGQGPLNVLIGAADAVGRFSYNGSELDLSEHSRKNIVRISLPIAE; encoded by the coding sequence TTGAGTACAGAAGAACAAGAATGTCAGCCTGAACTGCTGGCCGAGGAGTGGGGTGCACGCCTGACAACTGCACGAGAAAGTCTTTCCATCAGCATAGAGCAAGCCTCCGCTGATCTTAATCTGCCAGTCGATTACCTGCGTAAACTTGAACGCGGTGAACTCAAGGGTCTGCCAAGTATGGTATTTGCCCGGGGTTACATCCGTTCCTATGCCAAGTTATTACACCTGAACGACAGTGAACTGGTCTGCGAGTACGAGCGGATTCATGGAGAAACCGGTAAAGGTCAGATTCGTCCGGTCAGCCGTGTGCGTCAGCAGGTGCGTATGGGTGATCCGGTGATGAAACTGTTTAGCTGGATCTTCTTTCTGGCGATTATCGGGGTGTCTGTATGGTGGTGGCAGACTCAGTATGGGGGTGATCTGTCATTGGGCGATGCCGAACAGTCAGCGCCCGAAGGGGCTGATCAGCCTTCGCAAACAACCGCCCCCGGTGTCGTAGAGATGGAAGATGGCAGTGCTCAACTGGTGCTGCCAAAGCTGGATGATACGCCGGCGGACAGTGCTCCGGCAGAGGCGGGAGCGGAGAAGCCGGAGAGCGCGGAAGAGCCGGAATATCTGTCGGATGATGAGATACAAAAATTGCAGCAGGCCATTGATAGCAATGCCGGCTCTGATTCTGCAGCCGCAGTGGAAGAAACGGCGGCCGCTCAGGATATCGCGCCTGCAGCAACGGAGCAGGCTGCGAGCCCGTCCGTTGCCGATGGCGAGGTGAGTGTAACGGCTGATTTTATTGCTGAATGCTGGGTATCGATCAAAGATGCGAACGGCAAAACACTCTTTAACAATCTTCGAGGTAAAGGACAGAGCCTCAGTGTTACCGGGCAGGGGCCATTGAATGTGCTGATCGGGGCTGCTGATGCTGTTGGTCGGTTCAGTTATAACGGCTCAGAGCTTGATCTGTCTGAGCATAGCCGTAAGAATATCGTCCGCATTAGTTTGCCCATCGCAGAATAA
- the bamB gene encoding outer membrane protein assembly factor BamB — translation MIKIYRTIAAGLITALVAGCGFWGDDGEEVVPSPLVSFDAEKKVKTLWSVSIGSGMGEKFHQFTPAIDDNRIFAVDQEGTVVAVDRTTGSKLWQVELEVPVVGGVGSGFGKVAVASEEGMLYVLSAEDGSELWRANVSSEVTAPAQFNTELAVFQLINGKVVAFEASTGNRRWTFDAQVPRLTLRGTSAPIVASDVTFAAFASGKLVAIDNVKGTTIWENRVALPEGRSELERMVDIDGRPLLVDRTLYVSSYQGRLVSINPFRAQIVWAQDVSSYHSLAAGFGNVYVSEADDAVQAFDRSSGASVWRQSKLENRAISAPAALGTAVAVADFEGYIHFMSQTDGHFVARGRVDSSGVYGDMVVKDDVLYLLTNNGRLAAVTLQ, via the coding sequence ATGATTAAGATCTACCGGACAATCGCTGCAGGGCTGATTACTGCCCTGGTAGCGGGTTGTGGATTCTGGGGTGATGATGGTGAAGAGGTCGTACCGTCGCCTCTGGTCTCTTTTGATGCCGAGAAAAAGGTGAAAACCCTGTGGTCAGTATCGATCGGTTCAGGCATGGGAGAAAAATTCCATCAGTTCACACCGGCCATCGATGACAACAGAATCTTTGCGGTAGATCAGGAAGGTACCGTCGTCGCGGTGGACCGCACAACCGGCAGCAAACTATGGCAGGTTGAGCTGGAAGTTCCGGTTGTCGGCGGTGTTGGTAGCGGTTTTGGTAAAGTGGCTGTCGCCAGCGAAGAAGGTATGTTGTATGTACTCTCGGCTGAAGACGGCAGTGAGCTCTGGCGCGCTAACGTCAGCTCTGAAGTCACAGCGCCCGCGCAGTTTAATACCGAGCTGGCCGTATTCCAGTTGATCAATGGTAAGGTTGTGGCTTTTGAAGCCAGCACCGGAAATCGTCGCTGGACCTTTGATGCTCAGGTTCCCCGTCTGACACTGCGCGGCACCAGTGCACCGATCGTCGCCAGTGATGTGACGTTCGCGGCGTTTGCCAGCGGTAAGCTGGTTGCCATTGATAACGTAAAAGGCACCACCATCTGGGAAAACCGGGTGGCGTTGCCGGAAGGTCGTTCAGAGCTGGAGCGTATGGTCGATATTGATGGTCGACCATTGCTGGTTGATCGGACTCTCTATGTGAGTAGCTATCAGGGACGTCTGGTCTCGATTAACCCGTTCCGTGCGCAGATCGTCTGGGCGCAGGATGTATCGAGTTACCACTCTCTGGCGGCCGGTTTCGGTAATGTCTACGTGAGTGAAGCCGATGATGCGGTACAGGCGTTTGATCGCAGCTCAGGTGCGAGCGTCTGGCGTCAGTCAAAGCTGGAAAATCGTGCGATCAGCGCGCCGGCAGCGCTGGGCACTGCAGTCGCGGTAGCTGACTTTGAAGGCTATATTCATTTTATGTCTCAGACCGATGGCCACTTTGTCGCGCGTGGCAGAGTGGATTCCTCCGGGGTCTATGGCGATATGGTAGTTAAAGACGATGTGCTTTACCTGCTGACCAATAATGGTCGTCTGGCTGCAGTAACGCTGCAGTAA
- the pilW gene encoding type IV pilus biogenesis/stability protein PilW has translation MRGIKLVLTLSLVLVVAGCATKGSSSVGDKTPAFEAYSRLGFEYLQTGDTSNAKTSFQRAIELNSDYAEPHNGLALAFQLEGDDQLAEQYYRKATALAPDSAMMHNNFGAFLFANKRYAEACQELARATEDPFYNRRSQAFENLGRCYRLLNRNDAAKHAFQRSLQVTGNRPVALVELSELYLLESNYPEAEKYFDRFLVMVENRRIEHYAKSLWVGIRLARHSGNTNRSAAYALILKNLYPESDEYREYEESAR, from the coding sequence GTGAGAGGAATCAAACTGGTACTTACTTTGTCACTGGTGCTGGTCGTTGCAGGGTGTGCAACAAAAGGTTCCTCCAGCGTAGGGGATAAAACCCCCGCCTTCGAAGCGTACTCCCGTTTGGGGTTTGAGTATCTCCAGACCGGTGATACCAGTAATGCCAAGACCTCCTTTCAGCGTGCTATTGAGCTCAACAGCGATTACGCAGAACCGCACAATGGTCTGGCACTGGCATTCCAGTTAGAAGGGGATGATCAACTGGCCGAGCAGTATTACCGCAAGGCCACGGCTCTGGCACCAGACTCCGCTATGATGCATAACAACTTCGGTGCGTTCCTGTTTGCGAACAAACGCTATGCTGAGGCTTGTCAGGAACTGGCCCGGGCGACCGAAGATCCTTTCTATAACCGGCGTTCCCAGGCGTTTGAAAACTTAGGCCGTTGTTACCGTCTGCTGAACCGGAATGATGCCGCGAAACATGCGTTTCAGCGCTCGCTTCAGGTGACAGGGAACCGGCCTGTCGCACTGGTTGAACTTTCCGAACTCTATCTTCTCGAATCGAATTACCCGGAAGCTGAAAAATACTTTGATCGCTTCCTTGTCATGGTAGAGAATCGACGTATAGAACATTACGCAAAAAGCCTGTGGGTCGGAATCCGGCTCGCGCGTCACAGCGGTAACACTAACCGCTCCGCAGCTTATGCCCTGATACTGAAAAATCTATATCCTGAGTCTGATGAATACCGGGAATATGAGGAGTCCGCTCGTTGA